The genomic window CTCGACCACGTCCCCGGTGCACGCGCGGCGGCCGAGGCCGGCGACCTGCTGTTCGGCACACCCGACACCTGGGTGGTGTGGAACCTCACCGGCGGCGCCCGCGGCGGGATCCACGTCACCGACGTGACGAACGCCTCGCGCACGCTGCTGATGGACCTGCGCACGCTCGACTGGTCCGACGAGCTTCTGGAGACCTGGCGCATCCCGCGGGCGATGATGCCCGCCATCCGTTCCTCGTCCGAGGTCGTCGGGCATTCGCAGCTGCCGTCGGTGCTCGACGGCGTGCCGATCGCGGGCATCCTCGGCGACCAGCAGGCGGCGACGTTCGGGCAGGCGGCGTTCGACGCGGGCGAGTCGAAGAACACCTACGGCACCGGCAATTTCCTCCTCGTGAACACCGGCACCGAGATCGTGCGCTCGCGCAGTGGCCTCATCACCACGGTCGGCTACCGGATCGGCGACGAGCCCGCGCGGTACGCGCTCGAGGGCTCGATCGCGGTCACCGGATCGCTCGTGCAGTGGCTGCGCGACAACCTCGGCATCATCCAGCGGTCGGAAGACGTCGAGACCCTGGCCGCGACGGTCGACGACAACGGCGGCGCCTACTTCGTGCCCGCGTTCTCGGGGTTGTTCGCCCCGTACTGGCGGCCCGACGCGCGCGGCGCGCTGGTCGGCCTCACGCGGTACGTCAACAAGGCGCACATCGCGCGCGCAGCCCTCGAATCCACGGCGTTCCAGACCCGGGACGTCATCGAGGCGGTCGTCGGCGACACCGGCCGCACGCTCGACGAGCTGCGCGTCGACGGCGGCATGACGCGCGACGACCTGCTCATGCAGTTCCAGGCCGACATCCTCGGCATCCCGGTCGTCCGTCCCAAGGTCGTGGAGACGACCGCCCTCGGCGCCGCCTACGCGGCCGGGCTCGCGACGGGCGTGTGGAGCGGCCTGGACGAGCTGCGGGCGCACTGGCAGGAAGACGTGCGCTTCGAACCGCGGATGCCGGAGGACGAGCGTGAGCGGCGGTTCCGGCAGTGGCGCAAAGCCGTGTCGAAGTCCCTGGACTGGGTCGACGACGATGCGCGGATCCTCATGGACACCGTCGAGGGCTGAGGCGTTCCGAACGAGCAACGCGTCGCTCCCGGTTCGGGCGCCGGTCGTTGAGCGAGCGAGGAACGCGGTCGTTGAGCGAGCTTGCGAGTCGAAACGCAGAGACGAAACGCCCCGGGCACTCCCGCCTACTTCAGCAGTCGCGACAGCCGGCGGTCGGCGAGGATCTTGCCGCCGGTCTGGCACGTCGGGCAGTACTCCAGCGAGTTGTCGGCGAAGAAGACGCTGCGCACCTCGTCGCCGCAGACCGGGCAGGTCTCACCGCGACGGCCGTGCACCTGCATGCCCCGACGCTTGGCATCCTTGAGCTCGGCCGGGGGCTTGCCGGATGCCTCGGCGACGGCG from Microbacterium sp. ProA8 includes these protein-coding regions:
- the glpK gene encoding glycerol kinase GlpK, which codes for MPEHVLSIDQGTTSTRAILFDAAGAVVAVSQREHEQIFPRAGQVEHDPVEIWTNTEWVIASCLTRARISAADVAGIGVTNQRETAIVWEKRTGRPVHNALVWQDTRTQPRIDEMTKAGGPDRFADTTGLPLATYFSASKVEWILDHVPGARAAAEAGDLLFGTPDTWVVWNLTGGARGGIHVTDVTNASRTLLMDLRTLDWSDELLETWRIPRAMMPAIRSSSEVVGHSQLPSVLDGVPIAGILGDQQAATFGQAAFDAGESKNTYGTGNFLLVNTGTEIVRSRSGLITTVGYRIGDEPARYALEGSIAVTGSLVQWLRDNLGIIQRSEDVETLAATVDDNGGAYFVPAFSGLFAPYWRPDARGALVGLTRYVNKAHIARAALESTAFQTRDVIEAVVGDTGRTLDELRVDGGMTRDDLLMQFQADILGIPVVRPKVVETTALGAAYAAGLATGVWSGLDELRAHWQEDVRFEPRMPEDERERRFRQWRKAVSKSLDWVDDDARILMDTVEG